A part of Larkinella insperata genomic DNA contains:
- the tam gene encoding trans-aconitate 2-methyltransferase, translating into MNWSAHQYTRFETERNRPIQDLLARIPSISVRTAADLGCGPGNSTELLQQRFPEAVITGMDNSPDMIEAARQRLPAIQFEVSDIATWSNPGLFDVILANAALQWVPHHEAVLPLLLNKLAPGGSLAIQMPDNFDEPAHRLMRETAAAGPWAEKLKGAVSRQERQPAEWYFSLLQHQVHALDIWRTTYYHPLAGGAGAVVEWFKGTGLRPYLAPLTKLEQQIFLEQYEHALALEYPVLSDGTVLLPFPRLFLVATRND; encoded by the coding sequence ATGAACTGGTCGGCCCACCAATATACCCGTTTTGAAACCGAGCGCAATCGTCCCATTCAGGATTTGCTGGCCCGGATTCCCTCCATTTCGGTACGAACCGCAGCCGACCTTGGCTGCGGCCCCGGCAACTCAACGGAGTTGCTTCAGCAACGCTTTCCAGAAGCGGTCATTACCGGTATGGACAATTCGCCCGACATGATTGAAGCCGCCCGCCAGCGCCTGCCCGCTATCCAGTTTGAGGTATCGGATATTGCCACCTGGTCCAACCCGGGTCTTTTTGACGTGATTCTGGCCAATGCGGCTTTGCAGTGGGTGCCCCACCACGAAGCCGTACTGCCCCTGTTGCTCAACAAGCTGGCTCCGGGTGGTAGCCTGGCGATCCAGATGCCGGATAATTTTGACGAACCCGCCCACCGCCTTATGCGCGAAACGGCCGCGGCTGGCCCCTGGGCGGAAAAACTGAAGGGGGCCGTCAGCCGCCAGGAACGCCAACCGGCCGAGTGGTATTTCAGCCTGCTTCAGCATCAGGTGCACGCGCTAGACATCTGGCGAACAACCTATTATCATCCGCTGGCGGGCGGGGCAGGCGCGGTGGTCGAATGGTTCAAAGGAACCGGCCTGCGCCCGTACCTTGCTCCTCTCACCAAATTAGAGCAGCAAATTTTTTTGGAACAATACGAGCACGCGCTTGCTCTGGAGTATCCTGTTTTATCAGACGGAACGGTTTTGCTCCCTTTTCCGCGTCTCTTTCTCGTTGCTACCCGTAACGACTAA
- a CDS encoding thioredoxin family protein, whose protein sequence is MKILFFAVALLLGALPELKAQEATNPEKPRIYDPKADAQQDIRNAVAKAGKEGKHVLLQIGGNWCVWCIRFHNLTHSDSTLNRLLNDNYEVLRVNYSPENKNEAALAQLGYPQRFGFPVFVILDGKGNRLHTQNSAYLEEGKGHSPKLVAEFLQHWSPKALDPKSYLPKKSN, encoded by the coding sequence ATGAAAATCCTCTTTTTCGCCGTCGCCCTGCTGCTCGGAGCCCTTCCGGAACTAAAGGCCCAGGAAGCGACCAATCCCGAAAAACCCCGCATTTATGACCCCAAAGCCGACGCCCAGCAGGATATCCGGAATGCCGTGGCCAAAGCCGGTAAGGAAGGAAAACACGTGTTGTTGCAAATCGGCGGCAACTGGTGCGTCTGGTGCATCCGGTTTCATAACCTAACCCATTCCGACAGCACCCTGAACCGCCTGCTCAACGACAATTACGAAGTGCTGCGGGTGAACTACAGCCCGGAGAACAAAAACGAAGCCGCACTGGCGCAGTTGGGGTACCCCCAACGGTTTGGCTTTCCGGTTTTTGTGATTCTGGACGGGAAGGGCAACCGGCTGCATACCCAGAACTCGGCCTATCTGGAAGAAGGCAAGGGCCACAGCCCGAAGCTGGTCGCGGAGTTTTTGCAGCATTGGTCGCCGAAAGCGCTGGATCCCAAATCGTATCTTCCCAAAAAAAGCAACTGA
- a CDS encoding putative Ig domain-containing protein produces the protein MKNYISYLLLVILLTQAKSFAQTCPAVYEERNGLVVIETENLNLPSSWQRKTAASGYTGSGYIDWTGAENFNTTGIGLIETTIRINKAGRYTFLWRNKVGIGTVLTEHNDTWLRFPDASDFYGQGSRKVYPYGSGKTPNPNGAGSNNWFKVYFNAGTTTWAWATRVSDRESLQVYVEFDQPGVYKLQISARSKGHLLDRIVMHHSTVSSSTAQNLSNGETRCTGGTTPTPNRAPVVANAIPNQSATVGSNFNYTFPSNSFTDADGDALTYRANLTSGASLPSWLSFNAGSRTFSGTPPSTGTFNIRVTATDGRGGQATDDFTLTVNSGSTTPQPQLAVVSYSLINATTDQPIRVLTEGEQINLATLPTRNLNIRANTNPSTVGSVVMRLTGAQTNTRTETGAPYALYGDNNGNYHNWTPRVGSYTLTGTAYSGASGQGTAGTPYTLRFTVIDRSSARFGADNSAETAGLTVTTYPNPFVESFTISVKGREEGKLPVSIYDAQGRLVLQLADVQPDQLIRMDKNAPGLYLLHVGEGPKLQHLKLVKGE, from the coding sequence ATGAAAAACTACATCTCCTATCTACTCCTTGTTATCCTCCTTACCCAAGCGAAGTCATTCGCGCAAACCTGCCCGGCCGTCTACGAAGAGCGAAACGGCCTGGTAGTTATCGAAACCGAGAACCTTAATCTGCCCAGCAGCTGGCAGCGCAAAACAGCCGCCAGCGGTTACACGGGCTCGGGTTACATTGACTGGACCGGTGCCGAAAATTTCAACACGACCGGTATTGGCCTGATCGAAACCACCATCCGCATCAATAAGGCTGGTCGGTACACGTTCCTGTGGCGCAACAAAGTTGGCATCGGTACGGTCCTGACGGAGCACAACGATACCTGGCTGCGCTTCCCCGACGCCAGCGACTTCTATGGTCAGGGCAGCCGCAAAGTGTATCCCTACGGCAGCGGCAAAACGCCAAACCCCAACGGTGCCGGCTCCAACAACTGGTTTAAGGTGTACTTCAACGCCGGAACAACAACCTGGGCCTGGGCTACCCGGGTGAGTGACCGGGAAAGTTTGCAGGTGTACGTAGAATTTGATCAGCCGGGTGTTTACAAACTTCAGATCTCAGCCCGCTCCAAGGGGCACCTGCTGGACCGGATTGTTATGCACCACTCTACGGTATCCTCCTCAACGGCGCAAAATCTGAGCAATGGCGAAACCCGGTGCACGGGTGGCACCACGCCGACGCCCAACCGGGCCCCAGTAGTGGCCAACGCCATCCCTAACCAGAGCGCCACGGTCGGTTCAAACTTTAATTATACCTTCCCCAGCAACAGCTTCACCGACGCCGATGGCGATGCCCTGACGTACCGCGCTAACCTGACCAGTGGTGCATCGCTGCCCTCCTGGCTGTCATTCAATGCCGGCAGCCGCACTTTTAGCGGAACACCGCCCAGCACCGGTACCTTCAACATTCGGGTAACGGCCACCGACGGCCGGGGCGGACAAGCCACCGATGATTTTACGCTGACGGTAAATTCAGGTTCAACTACACCGCAGCCGCAGCTTGCCGTGGTTAGCTATAGCTTAATTAATGCCACAACGGATCAACCCATCCGGGTGTTGACGGAAGGCGAACAGATCAACCTGGCTACCTTGCCGACGCGCAACCTGAACATCCGGGCCAATACGAATCCGTCTACGGTCGGATCGGTGGTTATGCGATTGACGGGGGCTCAAACCAACACCCGTACCGAGACGGGCGCCCCGTATGCTCTGTATGGCGACAACAACGGCAACTACCATAACTGGACACCAAGGGTTGGCAGCTACACCCTGACCGGTACTGCCTACAGCGGTGCAAGTGGTCAGGGAACGGCCGGAACCCCTTACACACTGCGATTTACCGTCATTGATCGATCAAGTGCCCGGTTTGGCGCCGACAATAGCGCTGAAACGGCGGGCCTGACGGTTACCACCTACCCGAACCCGTTTGTGGAGTCGTTCACCATATCGGTGAAAGGCCGGGAAGAAGGCAAGCTTCCGGTGTCGATCTATGACGCGCAGGGTCGACTGGTGCTGCAACTGGCGGATGTCCAGCCCGACCAATTGATCCGAATGGACAAAAACGCGCCGGGCCTGTATTTACTGCATGTTGGAGAAGGTCCCAAACTTCAACACCTTAAATTAGTAAAGGGAGAATAA
- a CDS encoding GNAT family N-acetyltransferase produces MSGPTVLLQNDTLELVVKSVADAAVADLLKTVVYGSHGIRYRHAGQELKVGLFKNPLYFHLYVSGTLRGFYCLDRRTVPGPAGPIDAFYGRYLAVTEAFQGRGYGRLLKSEAVRYVENQVSPPYLFYSYLEEKNVRSMRLSKQQGFASYGQVKTFVFRRLSPRPDSRVARIPAADLPAFLPRLRAAYHSYALYTDARIGYQGNYFGLQEGHEWVAGVQANPVSWQFLNMPGASGWLMMHVLPYLPRLNRLFSPAYRFIALEGLHLQPGKEALLPLLLEGVLAHFQLSSALIQIDSQDPLLPTVTTNMGLFSGFEPVHTHVMIKAHGLTPAQLERLRQAPFYSSSFDYT; encoded by the coding sequence ATGTCAGGCCCTACCGTACTTCTCCAAAACGATACGCTGGAACTCGTTGTCAAATCGGTGGCCGATGCGGCCGTTGCCGATCTGCTTAAAACCGTCGTCTACGGATCGCACGGTATCCGGTACCGCCACGCCGGCCAGGAACTCAAAGTTGGGCTATTCAAGAACCCGCTTTATTTTCACCTGTACGTCAGCGGAACCCTCCGGGGCTTTTACTGCCTGGACCGGCGGACCGTACCGGGGCCAGCAGGACCGATTGATGCCTTTTACGGCCGGTATCTGGCCGTAACGGAAGCCTTTCAGGGGCGCGGCTACGGACGGTTGTTAAAATCGGAAGCCGTCCGTTACGTCGAAAACCAGGTTTCTCCGCCGTACCTTTTCTATTCGTATCTCGAAGAAAAGAATGTGCGTTCCATGCGGCTGTCGAAACAGCAGGGGTTTGCCTCGTACGGTCAGGTAAAGACCTTTGTGTTCCGCCGGTTATCCCCCCGGCCGGATTCGCGCGTCGCCCGGATTCCGGCGGCTGACTTGCCCGCTTTTTTACCCCGGCTCCGGGCCGCTTACCACTCCTACGCGCTCTACACCGACGCCCGGATTGGGTATCAGGGCAATTATTTCGGCTTGCAGGAAGGCCACGAGTGGGTGGCGGGGGTGCAGGCCAATCCCGTATCCTGGCAATTTTTAAACATGCCCGGCGCCAGCGGCTGGCTGATGATGCACGTCTTGCCCTACCTGCCGCGGCTGAACCGGCTGTTTTCCCCGGCCTACCGGTTTATTGCCCTCGAAGGTCTTCATCTCCAGCCGGGAAAGGAAGCCCTTTTGCCCCTGTTGCTGGAAGGTGTCCTGGCCCACTTTCAACTCAGCAGTGCCCTGATTCAAATCGACAGCCAGGACCCGTTACTGCCGACCGTCACCACCAACATGGGCCTGTTCAGCGGCTTCGAACCGGTGCATACGCACGTCATGATCAAAGCCCACGGGCTAACACCCGCCCAGTTGGAGCGGCTGCGACAAGCTCCCTTTTACAGCTCCTCCTTCGACTATACCTAG
- a CDS encoding endonuclease/exonuclease/phosphatase family protein — protein sequence MLYLAQELSSTVFLVPEMSNIEYILIGYALFITTISFIHLIRVDAWWIRIWDFPHLQLTVLSALGLLGWAVFSRNTDWPMMVAVGGLLVAMLYEGWLIYPFTPLHRKQVKYLRKRKAGEKEQNLIRILNANVYMDNTHCPDVLKLVQKYEPDVVMILEANQRWQDAMQPLETSFPYQILHPLENTYGLLFYSRLPIRHQEVRFLIQDDIPSIYVQLEMASGQLVHFYGIHPMPPSPTEHYRSTERDAELLVVGKEVRNQKGPVIVAGDLNDVAWSHTTRLFQRISGLLDPRVGRGLYNTFHARYFFMRWPLDHIFVSHHFKLRKIRRLPNCGSDHFPILIALVYDPEPVARETPQPERDDLQETEEIIERADAD from the coding sequence ATGCTCTATCTTGCTCAGGAATTGTCGTCGACCGTGTTTTTGGTACCTGAAATGAGCAACATTGAGTACATTTTGATTGGTTACGCATTATTTATCACTACCATCTCGTTCATACACCTCATTCGGGTTGATGCCTGGTGGATTCGCATCTGGGATTTCCCGCACCTGCAACTGACGGTGCTCTCGGCGCTGGGGCTGTTGGGCTGGGCGGTATTCAGCCGAAATACCGACTGGCCGATGATGGTGGCGGTAGGAGGATTGCTGGTGGCCATGCTCTACGAGGGCTGGCTGATCTACCCGTTTACCCCCCTGCACCGCAAGCAGGTTAAGTATTTGCGCAAACGGAAGGCTGGTGAAAAAGAGCAGAACCTGATCCGGATTCTGAACGCCAACGTGTACATGGATAACACCCACTGCCCGGATGTGCTCAAACTGGTGCAGAAATACGAACCCGATGTCGTGATGATTCTGGAAGCCAACCAGCGCTGGCAGGATGCCATGCAGCCGCTCGAAACCTCGTTCCCCTACCAAATTCTGCATCCGCTCGAAAATACCTACGGCCTGTTGTTTTATTCCCGGCTGCCCATCCGTCACCAGGAGGTCCGGTTTCTGATTCAGGACGACATCCCGTCTATCTACGTGCAACTGGAGATGGCTTCGGGTCAGTTGGTCCATTTTTACGGAATCCACCCGATGCCGCCCAGCCCGACCGAGCACTACCGCTCAACCGAGCGCGATGCCGAACTGCTGGTGGTGGGCAAGGAAGTCCGGAATCAGAAGGGGCCGGTGATTGTCGCGGGTGATCTGAATGATGTGGCCTGGTCGCATACAACCCGGCTTTTTCAGCGCATCAGCGGGCTGCTGGATCCGCGGGTGGGGCGGGGGCTGTACAACACCTTCCACGCCCGGTATTTCTTTATGCGCTGGCCCCTCGACCATATTTTTGTTTCTCACCACTTCAAACTGCGTAAAATCCGCCGACTGCCCAATTGCGGTTCGGACCATTTTCCGATCCTGATCGCGCTGGTTTACGATCCGGAACCCGTAGCCCGCGAAACGCCCCAGCCGGAACGCGACGATCTGCAGGAAACGGAAGAAATCATTGAGCGGGCCGACGCCGATTGA
- a CDS encoding Gfo/Idh/MocA family protein: protein MSTPTSSVRVLVVGCGNMGASHAIAYSTIDGFEICGIVSTGKSKEVLNERLGGGYPLFSDLTTALEETKPDAVCISTYPDTHEAFAIQSLESGCHVFIEKPLADTVEGAERVVAAAEKAGKKVVVGYILRQHPSWEKFIEVAQGLGRPLVMRMNLNQQSHGYMWTVHRNLMKSLSPIVDCGVHYIDVMCQMTRTKPVQVNAIGARLTEEIPAGNYNYGQLQIRFEDGSVGWYEAGWGPMISETAFFVKDVIGPKGCVSIVAKNAGATGKSDNVDSHTKTESLRVHYAPLDANDQFVQEDTWIDMQDEPDHQELCNREQRYFLKAIRENVDLTDHLQDAVNSLRIAFACDESVRTGQPVML from the coding sequence ATGTCAACTCCAACTTCTTCCGTGCGGGTTCTGGTTGTCGGCTGCGGCAACATGGGGGCTTCGCACGCCATAGCTTACTCCACCATCGACGGTTTCGAAATCTGCGGCATCGTTTCCACCGGCAAAAGCAAGGAAGTGCTGAACGAACGGCTGGGGGGTGGTTATCCGCTGTTCAGCGACCTGACCACCGCCCTTGAGGAAACCAAACCCGATGCCGTCTGCATTTCGACCTACCCCGACACCCACGAAGCCTTCGCCATCCAGTCGCTCGAAAGTGGCTGCCACGTTTTCATCGAGAAACCGCTGGCCGATACCGTTGAAGGGGCCGAGCGCGTGGTGGCAGCCGCCGAAAAAGCCGGTAAAAAAGTGGTGGTCGGTTACATCCTGCGTCAGCATCCCTCCTGGGAAAAATTCATCGAAGTGGCCCAGGGCCTGGGTCGCCCGCTGGTGATGCGGATGAACCTCAACCAGCAGAGCCACGGGTACATGTGGACGGTGCACCGGAACCTGATGAAAAGCCTCAGCCCGATTGTCGACTGCGGAGTTCACTACATCGACGTGATGTGCCAGATGACCCGGACCAAGCCCGTGCAGGTCAACGCCATCGGCGCCCGGTTGACGGAGGAAATTCCGGCGGGCAACTACAATTACGGCCAGTTGCAAATCCGGTTCGAAGACGGTTCAGTGGGCTGGTACGAAGCCGGTTGGGGGCCGATGATCAGCGAAACCGCGTTCTTTGTGAAAGACGTAATCGGGCCAAAAGGCTGCGTTTCGATTGTTGCCAAAAACGCCGGGGCCACCGGCAAATCGGACAATGTGGATTCGCACACCAAAACCGAGTCGCTGCGGGTGCATTACGCCCCCCTCGACGCCAACGACCAGTTTGTGCAGGAAGATACCTGGATCGACATGCAGGACGAGCCGGATCACCAGGAATTGTGCAACCGCGAACAACGGTATTTCCTGAAAGCCATCCGCGAAAACGTCGACCTGACCGACCACTTGCAGGATGCCGTCAACAGCCTCCGCATCGCCTTCGCCTGCGACGAATCCGTCCGGACGGGCCAGCCGGTGATGCTGTAA
- a CDS encoding carboxypeptidase-like regulatory domain-containing protein, which produces MNALPSLKALSLAALFLMGCASTLTSCKSAGPEPDGGTPGSGSGQAGSVVGKVTDPQGKPLPRATVYVASALGVDRGAETSTNSDGMYKIQLAKNLGHWTTKGYILKQYNDRVYKIQLDPENPDSFSEDEKPVRNFQWKLTGHIPDLSLDLYYGGTAELHRDPNAYELEHDKVEFTFKPVGPLIDGSTGKTLKLQTKKRYDDFIKDIPIGRYTVTATYKPTGEQLRLIDAFGDDYDYKESVTVDFLGTESAVRSNTMGIGYTNRH; this is translated from the coding sequence ATGAACGCTCTACCTTCTCTGAAAGCCTTATCGCTGGCGGCCCTCTTCCTGATGGGTTGCGCCAGCACCCTCACCTCCTGCAAATCAGCCGGTCCGGAGCCCGATGGCGGGACTCCGGGCAGCGGATCTGGGCAAGCTGGCTCCGTGGTTGGCAAAGTGACGGACCCCCAGGGCAAACCGCTGCCCCGCGCAACGGTGTATGTCGCCAGCGCCCTCGGGGTAGACCGCGGTGCCGAAACCAGTACCAATTCAGACGGTATGTATAAAATCCAGTTGGCCAAAAATCTGGGCCATTGGACTACCAAGGGGTACATTCTGAAGCAGTATAACGACCGGGTCTATAAAATCCAGCTTGACCCCGAAAACCCCGACAGCTTTTCGGAAGATGAAAAACCCGTTCGGAATTTTCAGTGGAAACTAACGGGCCACATCCCGGACCTGAGCCTGGACCTGTACTATGGCGGCACCGCCGAGTTGCACCGCGATCCGAACGCTTATGAGTTGGAGCACGATAAAGTCGAGTTTACCTTCAAACCCGTTGGGCCGCTGATCGACGGTTCAACCGGTAAAACGCTGAAACTCCAGACCAAAAAGCGCTACGATGATTTCATCAAAGATATTCCCATCGGTCGCTACACGGTCACGGCCACCTACAAACCCACGGGTGAACAATTACGGCTAATTGACGCCTTTGGTGATGATTATGACTACAAGGAATCCGTTACCGTAGATTTCCTGGGCACCGAATCAGCCGTCCGCTCCAATACAATGGGCATTGGTTACACCAACCGGCATTAA
- a CDS encoding alpha/beta hydrolase-fold protein has translation MNKLGLLSLLMVGLLTTTWAQDVSNKRYPYEPAHQALSDGQRGEVFKVDFPKSKLYPGTSRSYWVYVPKAYRPDQPACLFVCLDGVLFNAPTVFDHLIAQKQMPVTIGVFIQPGTLLNKDSTVRRYNRTNEFDNLNDRFARFIEEEILPDVRKQKTADGRAINLSTNPNDRAVAGASSGAICAFTAAWQRPDLFSRVFSAIGTYIGMRGGDQYPVLIRKTEPKPIRVYLQDNDRDTWNPLFGNWFKANIDMEAALNFAGYEVTHQWQEGGHDTRQATAIFADAMRWLWKGWPTPVRSGWSANNTLQSVLDTSARWQAVVTADTVPPTAPHTALLPDGNRYSVQGGVLSYKPPKGKALVVDRDANLGAALAVSPDKGQLVVSGRGSHWLYDYMIEPDGSLTSKQRLYWLHNPGNEDTAEVGSLAFDTNGNLYAATALGVQICDQNGRVRAILAPPGGAVTALWFGGEKLGTLFVRSGGKVYQRNLNVTGAPSSQKAVTPKSQGAG, from the coding sequence ATGAATAAACTTGGTTTACTGAGTCTGCTGATGGTCGGGCTTCTGACGACCACCTGGGCGCAGGATGTGTCCAACAAACGGTATCCGTATGAACCCGCCCACCAGGCTTTGTCCGACGGGCAGCGGGGCGAAGTGTTCAAGGTGGATTTCCCGAAGTCGAAGCTCTATCCGGGCACCAGCCGTTCCTACTGGGTGTATGTCCCGAAAGCGTACCGACCCGACCAACCGGCCTGCCTGTTTGTGTGCCTGGACGGTGTTCTGTTCAACGCACCGACGGTATTTGACCACCTGATCGCGCAGAAGCAAATGCCCGTCACGATTGGGGTGTTTATTCAGCCCGGCACCCTTCTTAACAAAGACAGTACGGTTCGGCGGTACAACCGCACCAACGAGTTTGATAACCTCAACGACCGGTTTGCGCGCTTCATCGAAGAAGAAATTTTGCCCGACGTTCGAAAACAGAAAACCGCCGACGGCCGGGCCATCAACCTCTCAACCAACCCCAACGACCGCGCCGTTGCCGGGGCCAGCAGCGGGGCTATCTGCGCATTTACCGCTGCCTGGCAACGGCCCGATTTGTTCAGCCGGGTGTTCAGCGCCATTGGTACCTACATCGGAATGCGGGGCGGAGACCAGTATCCGGTGCTGATCCGAAAAACGGAGCCCAAGCCGATCCGGGTGTATTTGCAGGACAACGACCGGGATACCTGGAACCCCCTGTTTGGAAACTGGTTCAAAGCCAACATCGACATGGAAGCGGCCCTGAATTTTGCCGGTTACGAGGTGACGCACCAATGGCAGGAGGGCGGGCACGACACCCGACAGGCCACGGCAATTTTTGCGGACGCCATGCGCTGGCTCTGGAAAGGCTGGCCCACCCCCGTCCGAAGCGGATGGTCGGCCAACAACACGCTCCAGAGCGTGCTGGATACCAGCGCCCGGTGGCAGGCCGTTGTCACCGCGGACACGGTTCCGCCAACTGCTCCGCACACCGCGTTGCTGCCGGATGGGAATCGGTATTCCGTACAGGGCGGAGTGCTTTCGTACAAACCTCCCAAAGGCAAGGCGCTGGTGGTGGATCGGGACGCTAACCTGGGGGCAGCCCTGGCGGTTTCGCCCGACAAAGGGCAGTTGGTTGTCAGCGGCAGAGGCTCCCACTGGTTGTACGACTACATGATTGAGCCTGACGGGTCGCTGACCAGCAAGCAGCGGCTGTACTGGCTGCACAACCCGGGCAACGAAGATACCGCAGAAGTGGGCAGTCTGGCGTTTGATACCAACGGCAACCTGTACGCGGCCACGGCACTCGGCGTGCAGATCTGCGACCAGAACGGCCGGGTTCGGGCCATTTTAGCCCCGCCGGGCGGAGCCGTAACGGCTTTGTGGTTCGGAGGTGAAAAACTCGGTACGCTCTTTGTTCGCTCGGGCGGTAAGGTTTATCAGCGCAACTTGAATGTAACCGGCGCTCCTTCTTCGCAGAAGGCGGTTACACCCAAATCGCAGGGAGCCGGTTGA
- a CDS encoding GAF domain-containing hybrid sensor histidine kinase/response regulator encodes MLIAPIPANEAERLESLQHYFLLDTAPEAEYDRVSHIASQLCQTPIAMVSLLDRDRQWVKSYYGLAVDSIPREISLCAHTVAGGKFLVVEDTHQDDRFWDNPAVTGPPNIIFYAGVPLLSSEGLPIGSICVIDHYPRQLASSQQMALQALASQVMLLMELRRTNYQLSQARSEAEELARQKSQLLATLSHEIRTPLHALEGYTQLMVDEQPRPDQQKSIQRLQTTSRTLVNLVNNILDYSKLQAGKLALEAIPFSVHELVQQAVDIQAWRAQQKDLRLVTQIDAQLPTRLQGDATRVFQVLLNLISNALKFTQVGEVRIAVDVLAKNAQEVTFRIAVIDTGIGIPQASLSLLFNEYAQVSASTTRLYGGTGLGLAISRQLLELMGSKLEVQSQEGQGSEFSFSLSLPVLDEVPREMEGGISWATGVILAVDDNPLNTKLLEHFINRQKGVVATFNSPLEALQSASHTPYRAMLLDLHMPEMNGYELARQLQTVQPGVPLIALSADDSVETLDRVKETGFHSFLRKPFLPHDLLRILTELA; translated from the coding sequence ATGTTAATTGCTCCGATACCTGCCAATGAAGCGGAACGACTTGAGTCGCTTCAGCATTATTTTCTGTTGGATACCGCGCCGGAAGCCGAATACGACCGGGTTTCCCACATTGCCTCCCAACTCTGCCAGACCCCCATTGCGATGGTTAGTTTGCTTGACCGCGACCGGCAGTGGGTTAAATCGTATTACGGGTTGGCCGTTGATTCGATTCCCCGGGAAATTTCGCTCTGCGCGCATACCGTAGCGGGCGGAAAATTCCTGGTGGTGGAAGACACCCACCAGGATGATCGGTTCTGGGACAACCCGGCCGTCACCGGACCGCCCAATATTATATTTTACGCCGGAGTGCCGCTGCTCTCGTCCGAAGGCTTGCCCATCGGTTCTATTTGCGTGATCGACCATTACCCCCGCCAGTTGGCTAGCTCGCAGCAGATGGCGTTGCAGGCCCTGGCTTCTCAGGTGATGCTTCTGATGGAATTGCGCCGGACCAACTACCAGCTTAGTCAGGCGCGGTCGGAAGCCGAAGAACTGGCCCGGCAGAAGTCGCAACTGCTGGCTACCCTGAGCCACGAAATCCGGACTCCCCTGCACGCGCTGGAAGGATACACCCAGTTGATGGTGGATGAGCAACCCCGCCCGGATCAGCAAAAAAGCATCCAGCGGCTGCAAACCACCAGCCGGACGCTGGTCAATCTGGTTAACAACATTCTTGATTACAGTAAGTTACAGGCGGGCAAGCTGGCGCTGGAAGCCATTCCGTTTTCGGTTCATGAACTCGTTCAGCAGGCCGTGGATATTCAGGCCTGGCGCGCTCAGCAGAAGGATTTACGGCTGGTTACCCAAATCGACGCCCAATTGCCAACCCGTTTGCAGGGAGACGCCACGCGGGTTTTTCAGGTACTGCTTAACCTCATCAGCAATGCGCTCAAATTTACCCAGGTTGGCGAAGTCCGGATCGCAGTAGATGTTCTGGCGAAGAATGCGCAGGAAGTCACGTTCAGGATTGCGGTGATCGACACCGGGATCGGGATACCGCAGGCATCGTTGTCGCTGCTCTTCAACGAATACGCGCAGGTTTCGGCGTCGACTACCCGGCTTTACGGAGGGACGGGCCTGGGGCTGGCCATCAGCCGCCAGTTGCTCGAACTGATGGGCAGCAAACTGGAAGTCCAGAGTCAGGAAGGGCAGGGCTCGGAGTTTAGTTTCAGCCTGTCGCTGCCGGTTTTAGACGAGGTTCCGCGGGAAATGGAAGGCGGTATTTCGTGGGCCACGGGCGTCATTTTAGCCGTCGACGACAACCCCTTGAACACCAAACTGCTGGAGCACTTCATCAACAGGCAAAAGGGGGTGGTGGCCACGTTCAATTCACCGCTCGAAGCCCTGCAGTCGGCCAGCCACACGCCCTACCGGGCCATGCTGCTCGATTTGCACATGCCCGAAATGAATGGGTATGAATTGGCCCGGCAGTTGCAGACCGTTCAGCCCGGTGTTCCGCTGATTGCGCTGTCGGCCGACGATAGTGTGGAGACGCTGGATCGGGTAAAAGAAACCGGGTTTCATTCCTTTCTGCGGAAACCGTTTTTGCCGCACGACCTCCTGCGCATTCTGACGGAACTGGCCTAA